Proteins from one Triticum aestivum cultivar Chinese Spring chromosome 7A, IWGSC CS RefSeq v2.1, whole genome shotgun sequence genomic window:
- the LOC123151168 gene encoding zinc finger A20 and AN1 domain-containing stress-associated protein 11: MAQRDKKVEEPTEVHLHAAEITLCANSCGFPGNPATKNLCQNCFLASSSSSPSPSAASPPSPSSSPAAAFPLFDKPRPAAAASPAAPVYMAVDRPAAGPADPKASKSSVNRCHNCRKRVGLTGFRCRCGEMFCGAHRYSDRHDCSYDYKSAARDAIARENPVVRAAKIVRF; encoded by the coding sequence ATGGCGCAGCGGGACAAGAAGGTGGAGGAGCCGACGGAGGTGCACCTGCACGCCGCGGAGATCACGCTCTGCGCCAACAGCTGCGGCTTCCCGGGCAACCCGGCCACCAAGAACCTCTGCCAGAACTGCTTCctggcgtcctcctcctcctcgccgtcgccctccgccgcctcgccgccgtccccTTCCTCCTCGCCCGCGGCCGCGTTCCCGCTCTTCGACAAGCCGAggccggccgccgccgcgtcgccggccgCGCCCGTCTACATGGCCGTCGACCGGCCTGCCGCCGGGCCGGCGGACCCGAAGGCGTCCAAGTCGTCGGTGAACCGCTGCCACAACTGCCGGAAGCGCGTGGGCCTGACGGGGTTCCGCTGCCGGTGCGGCGAGATGTTCTGCGGCGCGCACCGGTACTCGGACCGGCACGACTGCAGCTACGACTACAAGTCGGCGGCCAGGGACGCCATCGCCCGGGAGAACCCCGTCGTGCGCGCCGCCAAGATCGTCCGGTTCTGA